In Geminicoccaceae bacterium, a single window of DNA contains:
- the purD gene encoding phosphoribosylamine--glycine ligase, translating into MKVLVVGSGGREHALCWSLAGSSLIDQLYCAPGSAAIACVAEPVDVRADDIESLCAFAISNGIDMVVVGPELPLVLGLTDRLEAAGVRVFGPSKAAARLEGSKVFMKAFAERHGIPTAAWRAFGRDEREVALAYAEAQGAPIVVKADGLAAGKGVVVAETPEAAREAINDAFDGHFGDAGQHVVIEECLIGEEASLFALCDGTTALEIGTAQDHKRAFDGDRGPNTGGMGAYSPAPVLDAVMVERVMREIIRPTLDGMATEGTPYRGFLYAGLMITESGPKLIEFNVRFGDPECQVVLPRLMTDLAQLLVGACDGQLRRMNIRWFDRHALTVVMAAKGYPGTYVRGGEIRGLETVNIHDEVMVFHAGTRRDGDIWHADGGRVISVTGLGDDLRQARDRAYAAIEGIDWVGGFFRHDIGWRALERRRSSKS; encoded by the coding sequence ATGAAAGTCCTGGTCGTCGGATCGGGCGGGCGGGAGCATGCGTTGTGCTGGTCGCTTGCCGGATCGTCCCTCATCGATCAACTCTACTGCGCTCCCGGCAGTGCCGCCATCGCATGCGTCGCGGAACCTGTAGACGTTCGTGCCGATGATATCGAGAGCCTGTGCGCATTCGCCATCAGCAATGGCATCGACATGGTGGTCGTCGGACCCGAATTGCCGCTGGTGCTGGGGTTGACCGATCGTCTCGAAGCTGCCGGAGTCAGAGTATTCGGACCGTCCAAGGCTGCTGCCCGGCTTGAAGGCTCCAAGGTCTTCATGAAGGCCTTCGCCGAGCGCCATGGCATCCCCACCGCGGCCTGGCGCGCTTTCGGCCGGGACGAACGCGAGGTGGCACTTGCCTATGCCGAGGCACAGGGAGCACCCATCGTCGTCAAGGCGGACGGCCTTGCCGCGGGTAAGGGCGTGGTCGTCGCGGAGACACCCGAGGCCGCCCGTGAAGCGATCAATGACGCTTTCGATGGCCACTTCGGAGACGCCGGGCAACATGTGGTGATCGAAGAATGCCTCATTGGCGAGGAGGCCAGCCTGTTCGCATTGTGCGACGGCACGACCGCACTCGAGATCGGCACGGCCCAGGACCACAAGCGCGCCTTCGATGGCGATCGCGGCCCCAATACCGGCGGCATGGGCGCGTATTCACCGGCACCCGTGCTGGACGCCGTCATGGTCGAAAGGGTCATGCGCGAGATCATCCGGCCGACACTGGACGGCATGGCGACCGAAGGCACGCCCTACAGGGGCTTCCTCTATGCCGGGCTGATGATCACGGAGAGCGGGCCGAAGCTCATCGAATTCAACGTCCGCTTCGGCGATCCGGAATGCCAGGTGGTCCTGCCCAGGCTGATGACCGACCTGGCGCAGCTGCTGGTGGGTGCCTGTGATGGCCAGTTGCGACGCATGAACATCCGCTGGTTCGACCGTCATGCGCTCACCGTGGTCATGGCCGCCAAAGGTTATCCGGGCACTTATGTGCGAGGCGGAGAAATTCGCGGCCTGGAAACCGTCAACATTCATGACGAAGTGATGGTCTTCCACGCCGGCACACGCCGTGATGGCGATATATGGCACGCCGATGGCGGCCGGGTGATCAGCGTTACCGGCCTGGGCGATGATCTGCGGCAGGCCCGCGACCGCGCCTATGCCGCCATCGAAGGCATCGACTGGGTTGGCGGCTTCTTTCGCCACGACATTGGCTGGCGCGCACTCGAAAGAAGACGAAGCTCAAAGAGTTAA
- a CDS encoding threonine ammonia-lyase has protein sequence MRRPRLADIEAAARALDGQIVSTPMLPSRTLAAMTGARELWLKFENGQYTASFKERGALNRLLKLTDEERSRGVIAMSAGNHAQGVAYHGTRLGIETTIVMPEATPFVKVDNTERLGARVVLYGETVDDAATHAFELAAEHGWTFIHPFDDPDIIAGQGTIGLEMLAAAPELDMLVVPVGGGGLISGIATAVRAIRPGIGILGVEAELYPAVRQTLHDEPVMAGGNTIADGIAVKRPGRLTLEIIREQVDDVLLVSESALERAILDLLEIEKTVAEGAGAAGFAAVLSHPERFRDRKVGLVISGGNIDSRLLSAVIIRGLVRTNRLVRYAIAVPDSPGSLASVASTIAEARGNVVDVAHHRAFSGRSVREAVVDFTLETRNEAHARAVSRHLEHKGFMVVARKRIEE, from the coding sequence ATGAGACGACCCCGGCTTGCCGATATCGAGGCAGCGGCGCGCGCGCTGGACGGACAAATCGTGTCCACGCCGATGCTGCCGTCGCGTACTCTCGCGGCGATGACCGGCGCCCGTGAGCTGTGGCTCAAGTTCGAGAACGGCCAGTACACGGCCTCGTTCAAGGAGCGCGGCGCATTGAACCGGCTTCTCAAGCTGACGGACGAGGAACGTTCGCGCGGCGTGATTGCAATGTCCGCGGGCAATCATGCGCAGGGTGTGGCCTATCACGGCACGCGTCTGGGGATCGAGACCACCATCGTCATGCCCGAGGCCACGCCGTTCGTGAAGGTCGACAACACCGAACGTCTTGGTGCCCGGGTGGTGTTGTACGGCGAAACTGTCGACGATGCCGCCACTCATGCGTTCGAGCTTGCGGCCGAGCATGGCTGGACCTTCATTCATCCCTTCGACGACCCCGACATCATTGCCGGACAGGGCACCATCGGCCTTGAAATGCTGGCGGCTGCCCCGGAACTGGACATGCTGGTCGTTCCGGTGGGAGGCGGTGGGCTCATCAGCGGCATCGCCACTGCTGTCCGCGCGATCAGACCCGGCATTGGCATTCTGGGAGTCGAGGCCGAGCTCTATCCGGCCGTGCGCCAGACCCTGCACGACGAGCCGGTGATGGCCGGTGGCAACACCATTGCCGACGGCATTGCCGTCAAGCGACCGGGAAGACTGACCCTGGAAATCATCCGCGAGCAGGTGGACGATGTCCTGCTGGTGAGCGAGTCTGCGCTGGAACGCGCGATCCTCGACCTGCTGGAAATTGAAAAGACAGTGGCCGAAGGTGCCGGCGCTGCCGGATTCGCCGCCGTGCTCAGCCATCCCGAACGGTTCCGCGACCGCAAGGTCGGACTGGTGATCAGCGGTGGCAACATCGACAGCCGGTTGCTCAGTGCGGTTATCATCCGTGGTCTGGTGCGCACCAATCGCCTCGTGCGCTACGCCATCGCCGTACCAGACAGTCCCGGCAGTCTCGCCTCGGTGGCTTCCACAATCGCCGAGGCGCGCGGCAATGTCGTCGATGTCGCTCACCACCGTGCCTTTTCCGGCCGGTCGGTACGCGAGGCGGTGGTCGACTTCACACTCGAGACCCGAAATGAAGCTCATGCCCGCGCGGTCTCCCGCCACCTCGAGCACAAGGGTTTCATGGTCGTTGCCCGCAAGCGCATCGAAGAATAA
- a CDS encoding ThuA domain-containing protein has product MAIRVTVWNENVHERENRVVAELYPQAIHGTIAAALNADDDIVATCATLQEPEHGLSAERLAATDVLVWWGHAAHGKVEDAVAERVCEAVWSGMGMIFLHSAHFSKPFKRLMGSPCNLTWREAGERERLWVTSLNHPITAGIDRFFELENEEMYGEPFGIPEPLETVFVSWFQGGEVFRSGLTYKRGAGNVFYFRPGHETYPTYHDANVQRVLRNAVKWACNPAVRVSEPTKAPNVPVDKAHEPIEERGPQLHKPGEAGLR; this is encoded by the coding sequence ATGGCGATCAGGGTCACGGTCTGGAACGAGAATGTTCACGAACGGGAGAACAGGGTGGTTGCGGAACTGTATCCGCAGGCGATCCATGGAACGATCGCGGCGGCCCTGAATGCCGATGATGACATCGTGGCCACCTGCGCCACCTTGCAGGAGCCGGAACACGGCCTTTCGGCGGAACGTCTGGCAGCGACCGATGTGCTGGTCTGGTGGGGGCATGCCGCCCATGGCAAGGTCGAGGACGCGGTGGCCGAGCGCGTCTGCGAGGCCGTCTGGAGTGGCATGGGGATGATCTTCCTGCACTCCGCGCATTTCTCCAAGCCGTTCAAGCGGCTGATGGGATCGCCTTGCAACCTTACCTGGCGCGAGGCAGGCGAGCGCGAGCGGTTGTGGGTCACGTCGCTCAATCATCCGATCACTGCCGGCATCGATCGCTTTTTCGAGCTCGAGAACGAGGAGATGTACGGTGAGCCGTTCGGTATTCCCGAACCGCTGGAAACCGTCTTTGTGAGCTGGTTCCAGGGTGGGGAGGTATTTCGCTCGGGTCTTACCTACAAGCGCGGTGCCGGCAACGTCTTCTACTTCCGTCCCGGTCACGAGACCTACCCCACCTATCACGACGCCAATGTCCAGCGCGTGCTGCGCAATGCGGTGAAATGGGCCTGCAATCCGGCTGTCCGGGTGAGCGAGCCGACCAAGGCGCCCAACGTGCCGGTAGACAAGGCACATGAGCCCATCGAGGAGCGTGGTCCGCAACTGCACAAACCGGGCGAAGCGGGGTTGCGCTGA
- a CDS encoding Gfo/Idh/MocA family oxidoreductase, protein MAEGSTRPVRIAVLGTGRMAANHVDHFRSIDSVTVVAGIDTRQPQLASFCDQYGIANRFSSLEDALHWGEFDALANVTPDAAHHATTLPVLAAGKHILCEKPLATSEADAIEMAEAARHAGVVAMVNLSYRRVEALQKAARIVASGALGTVRHFEASYLQSWLTQPAWGEWSEQPEWLWRLSTVHGSKGVLGDVGIHILDYATYVAGQQVKEISCRLANYDKAPGGRIGEYVLDANDSATMQITLENGALGTLSATRYASGHINDLRLRIYGEKGGLEVMFEKSSSTLNGCFGENLLTGTWEAIPTEPVPTIYETFIAAIRGEASADPGFERGAQLQRLLDRAERSAEQEGLTLLV, encoded by the coding sequence ATGGCGGAGGGCTCCACGCGACCGGTCCGGATAGCCGTGCTCGGCACGGGGCGCATGGCCGCCAATCACGTGGACCATTTTCGCTCCATCGACAGCGTGACCGTTGTCGCCGGCATTGACACCCGCCAGCCGCAACTCGCGAGCTTTTGCGACCAGTACGGTATCGCCAACCGCTTTTCCTCGCTTGAGGATGCCCTGCATTGGGGAGAATTCGACGCGCTGGCGAATGTCACCCCCGATGCCGCCCATCATGCCACCACCCTGCCGGTGCTGGCGGCGGGCAAGCACATCCTGTGCGAGAAACCGCTGGCGACCAGTGAGGCCGATGCGATCGAAATGGCCGAGGCGGCCAGACACGCCGGCGTGGTGGCGATGGTCAATCTCAGCTACCGCCGGGTCGAGGCGCTCCAGAAGGCCGCGCGCATTGTCGCTTCCGGTGCGCTGGGTACGGTGCGTCACTTCGAGGCGAGCTACCTTCAGAGCTGGCTCACCCAGCCGGCCTGGGGAGAGTGGAGCGAGCAGCCGGAATGGCTGTGGCGACTGTCCACAGTGCACGGCTCCAAGGGCGTACTCGGCGATGTCGGTATCCATATCCTCGACTACGCCACCTATGTGGCCGGTCAGCAGGTGAAGGAAATCTCTTGCAGGCTCGCCAATTACGACAAGGCCCCGGGCGGCCGGATCGGCGAATATGTGCTGGATGCCAATGACAGTGCGACCATGCAGATCACGCTGGAAAACGGTGCCCTCGGAACCCTTTCGGCTACGCGCTATGCCTCCGGTCACATCAACGACCTTCGTCTGCGAATATATGGCGAGAAGGGAGGGCTTGAGGTGATGTTCGAAAAGTCGTCCAGTACCCTGAATGGCTGCTTCGGCGAGAATCTGCTCACCGGTACATGGGAGGCCATCCCCACCGAACCGGTGCCGACCATCTATGAAACCTTCATCGCCGCCATTCGGGGCGAAGCGTCGGCTGATCCCGGCTTCGAGCGGGGAGCGCAGTTGCAACGACTGCTTGACCGGGCCGAGCGTTCTGCCGAACAGGAGGGACTTACCCTCCTGGTCTGA